Genomic DNA from Mycobacterium stomatepiae:
CCCATGGCGCCAACGATTGTCGGCCAGCTTCAGCTCGACCGCCGAAGCCGGCGCCGCGCCGTTGGTCATCATCGTTGTGATCGCCAGATGATGTCGATGGTGGCAGCGATCTTGGCGACAATCGCAGCGGGATATAGCGGCGGCAGGGCGATGGAGCTGACGAGCCGAATCCGGGTGGTTGCGCCGGCTGCGGCCGCGAGCATCGCGAACGCGTTGGGTGTGGGGCCATGGAAGAACAGATGTTCGCCGCAGCCCAAGAAATCCAATCCCCGATCCTCGGCATGTCGTGCGTCCTCAATCACCGTTGGCGGATTGTCCACAGCGACGCCAAATCTCCTGGTGCGGAGACACTTTCGTTGTGAGAATAGCGAGCGTATCGACCGCTGCGTCCCCGGAAGGCTCGACGCCCTAGTACGAGCGCGGAAGCTTGAGCGTGTGCTCGGCGATATAGTTCAGCACCATCTCGCGGGAGACGGGCGCAGTGAGTTGCAGCCTTGCGAGGAACCAGAATTGGGCAAGCGCGTATTCGGTTGCGAACCCGTTTCCACCGTGAACTTGGATCGCGTGATCCAGACAGCCCACACCGGCCTCCGCCGCGGCGAGTTTGGCAATATTCGACACCTCGCCGGCATCCATCCCGATGTCGTAGAGGGCTGCCGCCTTTTGAGTGATCAGCCGAGCTTGCTCGAGTTTGACTTTGCCCTGGGCCAGCGGGTGAGCGATCGCTTGATGCGTGCCAATAGGTGCTGACCAAACCGTACGTGTTCGG
This window encodes:
- a CDS encoding LLM class flavin-dependent oxidoreductase, with protein sequence MDNPPTVIEDARHAEDRGLDFLGCGEHLFFHGPTPNAFAMLAAAAGATTRIRLVSSIALPPLYPAAIVAKIAATIDIIWRSQR